One segment of Streptosporangium brasiliense DNA contains the following:
- the arc gene encoding proteasome ATPase, with translation MAARDDAEARAAQREREVADLTTQVSFLQEELTALRRKLTESPRQARVIEERLHEVQANLAAVTGQNERLVATLKEARDQIVALKEEVDRLAQPPSGFGVFLESREDGTVEVFTGGRKLRVNVSPAVDADSLKRGQEVMLNEALNVVEALGYEDIGEIVMLKELLEDGQRALVISHADEERVVKLAESLLGQPVRAGDSLLLEPRSGYVYERIPKSEVEELVLEEVPDISYEEIGGLMRQIEQIRDAIELPYLHADLFREHKLRPPKGVLLYGPPGCGKTLIAKAVANSLAKQVAEKTGQSGKSFFLNIKGPELLNKYVGETERHIRLVFQRAREKASEGTPVIVFFDEMDSIFRTRGSGVSSDVENTIVPQLLSEIDGVEGLENVIVIGASNREDMIDPAILRPGRLDVKIKIERPDAEAAKDIFSKYLIEDLPLHPEDLAEHGGSREGTISGMIQRVVERMYTESEENRFLEVTYANGDKEVLYFKDFNSGAMIQNIVDRSKKMAIKQFLESGQKGLRIQHLLAACVDEFSENEDLPNTTNPDDWARISGKKGERIVYIRTLVTGKQGTEAGRSIDTVANTGQYL, from the coding sequence GTGGCAGCTCGCGACGACGCTGAGGCTCGAGCCGCGCAGCGCGAACGGGAGGTCGCTGACCTCACAACACAGGTCTCCTTCCTGCAGGAGGAGCTCACCGCGCTACGTCGGAAGCTGACGGAGTCTCCCCGGCAGGCCAGGGTCATCGAAGAGCGTCTCCATGAAGTGCAGGCGAATCTGGCGGCCGTCACCGGCCAGAACGAGCGTCTGGTGGCCACCCTCAAGGAGGCCAGAGACCAGATCGTCGCGCTGAAGGAGGAGGTCGACCGGTTGGCGCAGCCGCCATCCGGATTCGGCGTGTTCCTCGAAAGCAGGGAAGACGGCACGGTGGAGGTCTTCACCGGTGGCCGCAAACTTCGGGTGAACGTCAGTCCAGCGGTGGACGCCGACTCGCTGAAGCGTGGCCAGGAGGTCATGCTCAACGAGGCGCTCAACGTGGTCGAGGCCCTCGGATACGAGGACATCGGCGAGATCGTGATGCTCAAGGAGCTCCTTGAGGACGGCCAGCGCGCGCTGGTGATCTCGCACGCCGACGAGGAGCGGGTGGTGAAGCTCGCCGAGTCGCTGCTGGGCCAGCCGGTCCGGGCCGGCGACTCACTGCTGCTGGAGCCGCGCTCGGGCTACGTCTACGAGCGCATCCCCAAGTCCGAGGTCGAGGAGCTCGTCCTGGAGGAGGTGCCCGACATCTCCTACGAGGAGATCGGCGGGCTCATGCGGCAGATCGAGCAGATCCGGGACGCGATCGAGCTTCCCTACCTGCACGCCGACCTCTTCCGCGAGCACAAACTGCGTCCGCCCAAGGGTGTGCTGCTGTACGGCCCGCCCGGCTGCGGCAAGACGCTCATCGCCAAGGCCGTCGCCAACTCCCTGGCCAAGCAGGTCGCGGAGAAGACCGGCCAGTCCGGAAAGAGTTTCTTCCTCAACATCAAGGGTCCCGAGCTTCTCAACAAATACGTCGGTGAGACCGAGCGGCACATCCGCCTGGTCTTCCAGCGGGCCCGTGAGAAGGCCTCCGAGGGCACCCCGGTGATCGTGTTCTTCGACGAGATGGACTCGATCTTCCGGACCCGCGGCTCGGGCGTCTCCTCCGACGTCGAGAACACCATCGTTCCCCAGCTCCTGTCGGAGATCGACGGCGTCGAGGGCCTGGAGAACGTGATCGTGATCGGCGCCTCCAACCGCGAGGACATGATCGACCCGGCGATCCTGCGGCCCGGCCGCCTGGACGTCAAGATCAAGATCGAGCGGCCGGACGCCGAGGCGGCCAAGGACATCTTCTCGAAGTACCTCATCGAAGACCTCCCCCTCCACCCCGAGGACCTCGCCGAGCACGGCGGAAGTCGCGAGGGCACCATCTCGGGCATGATCCAGCGGGTGGTCGAGCGGATGTACACCGAGAGCGAGGAGAACCGCTTCCTCGAGGTGACCTACGCCAACGGCGACAAGGAGGTCCTGTACTTCAAGGACTTCAACTCCGGCGCCATGATCCAGAACATCGTCGACCGCAGCAAGAAGATGGCGATCAAGCAGTTCCTCGAGTCCGGGCAGAAGGGCCTGCGGATCCAGCATCTGCTGGCGGCCTGCGTGGACGAGTTCTCCGAGAACGAGGACCTGCCCAACACCACCAACCCCGACGACTGGGCCCGCATCTCCGGCAAGAAGGGCGAGCGGATCGTCTACATCCGCACCCTCGTGACGGGCAAGCAGGGCACCGAGGCCGGCCGGTCCATCGACACGGTGGCCAACACCGGCCAATACCTCTGA
- a CDS encoding acyltransferase family protein produces the protein MGSRGAARGSGRLAELDLLRFVAAMAVLAFHYFIAFASVWGERPSELFPAISTLSGLGILGVELFFMISGFVILMSIWGRGLGAFALSRLVRLFPAYWVSVGATAAVYGLSAATALDPKLSAGEYGVNLTMLQRAFGVYDANGVYWSLWAELRFYVLISVLVLVGVTFNRCLVFMGVWLLAAGFFTGSEDKWVDLVVMPKYAAYFVGGMAFFLMTKHGPKLVLWCLAGISAGLAVNSALDRVAGRIEKVGYAAMPVPEWAVAATVIGFYVLMAMVALGWLSRLRWRGLVVLGALTYPLYLFHTTAAVLIIPALRDTLPPWLTAVVTTLAAMAFSYLVYRLVERPVQEFVKARRRRGAAPPSAPPSAPPSAPPSAPPSPPFRTPFATGETASVP, from the coding sequence GTGGGGTCCCGTGGAGCGGCTCGGGGGAGCGGCCGCCTCGCCGAACTCGACCTCCTGCGTTTCGTCGCCGCCATGGCGGTGCTCGCCTTCCACTACTTCATCGCCTTCGCCTCGGTGTGGGGGGAGCGCCCGTCGGAGCTGTTCCCGGCGATCTCCACGCTGTCCGGCCTCGGCATCCTGGGCGTCGAGCTGTTCTTCATGATCAGCGGATTCGTCATCCTGATGAGCATCTGGGGCCGGGGGCTGGGCGCCTTCGCCCTGTCCCGGCTGGTGCGGCTGTTCCCCGCCTACTGGGTCAGCGTCGGCGCCACGGCCGCGGTCTACGGCCTGAGCGCCGCCACCGCGCTGGACCCCAAGCTCAGCGCCGGGGAGTACGGGGTCAACCTCACGATGCTCCAGCGCGCCTTCGGCGTCTACGACGCCAACGGCGTCTACTGGTCGCTCTGGGCCGAGCTCCGCTTCTACGTGCTGATCTCGGTCCTGGTGCTCGTCGGGGTGACGTTCAACCGCTGCCTCGTCTTCATGGGGGTCTGGCTGCTGGCGGCCGGGTTCTTCACCGGCAGCGAGGACAAGTGGGTCGACCTCGTGGTGATGCCCAAGTACGCGGCGTACTTCGTCGGCGGCATGGCCTTCTTCCTGATGACCAAGCACGGGCCCAAGCTGGTCCTGTGGTGCCTGGCCGGGATCAGCGCCGGCCTGGCGGTCAACTCGGCGCTCGACCGGGTCGCCGGGCGGATCGAGAAGGTCGGCTACGCCGCCATGCCCGTGCCGGAGTGGGCCGTCGCGGCCACCGTGATCGGTTTCTACGTGCTCATGGCGATGGTGGCGCTCGGCTGGCTGAGCCGGCTGCGCTGGCGCGGCCTGGTCGTCCTGGGCGCCCTGACCTACCCGCTCTACCTGTTCCACACCACGGCCGCCGTCCTGATCATCCCCGCCCTGCGGGACACGCTGCCGCCCTGGCTGACCGCCGTGGTCACCACGTTGGCCGCGATGGCCTTCTCCTATCTGGTGTACCGGCTGGTCGAACGGCCCGTTCAGGAGTTCGTCAAGGCCAGGCGCCGCCGCGGGGCCGCACCGCCGTCCGCACCGCCGTCCGCACCGCCGTCCGCACCGCCGTCCGCACCGCCCTCCCCGCCCTTCCGGACGCCCTTCGCGACGGGCGAAACGGCCTCGGTGCCATAA
- the dop gene encoding depupylase/deamidase Dop, with amino-acid sequence MTVRRVMGIETEYGISVPGQPGANAMVTSSQVVNAYLAASAARARRARWDFEEENPLRDARGFDLSREVADQSQLTDEDLGLANVILTNGARLYVDHAHPEYSTPECTNPRAAVIWDKAGERVMHDAAVRASAIPTNAPIQLYKNNTDNKGASYGCHENYLMRRATPFADIVRHLTPFFVSRQVVTGAGKVGIGQDSRGEGFQISQRADFFEVEVGLETTLKRPIINTRDEPHADPEKYRRLHVIIGDANMSEISTYLKLGSTALVLAMIEDGYFTRDLAVENPVQALRAVSHDPTLRYEIAMRDGRKLTAVQLQMEYLELARKYAEERSGNGVDELTKDVLDRWESVLTRLAEDPMQLSRELDWVAKLELLEGYRTRDGLAWSHPRLQLVDLQYSDIRPDRGLYNRLVARGRMQRLVTEEEVQRAIEAPPGDTRAYFRGRCLSQFSESVAAASWDSVIFDIPGRESLQRVPTLEPLRGTKAHVGELFDRCRTAADLVNALTGE; translated from the coding sequence ATGACGGTACGGCGGGTGATGGGCATCGAGACGGAATACGGCATCTCCGTGCCCGGACAGCCGGGGGCCAACGCGATGGTGACCTCCTCCCAGGTCGTCAACGCCTATCTGGCCGCCTCGGCCGCCAGGGCGCGGCGGGCACGGTGGGACTTCGAGGAGGAGAACCCGCTGCGCGACGCCCGGGGCTTCGACCTGTCCAGGGAGGTGGCCGACCAGAGCCAGCTCACCGACGAGGACCTGGGCCTGGCCAACGTGATCCTCACCAACGGCGCTCGGCTCTACGTCGACCACGCCCATCCCGAATACTCCACTCCCGAGTGCACCAACCCGCGGGCCGCGGTGATCTGGGACAAGGCGGGGGAGCGGGTCATGCACGACGCCGCGGTCCGCGCGTCGGCGATCCCGACCAACGCCCCGATCCAGCTCTACAAGAACAACACCGACAACAAGGGCGCCTCCTACGGCTGCCACGAGAACTACCTGATGCGGCGGGCCACGCCGTTCGCCGACATCGTCAGGCACCTGACGCCGTTCTTCGTCTCCCGGCAGGTCGTCACCGGCGCCGGCAAGGTCGGCATCGGCCAGGACTCGCGGGGCGAGGGCTTCCAGATCAGCCAGCGGGCCGACTTCTTCGAGGTCGAGGTGGGCCTGGAGACCACGCTCAAGCGGCCGATCATCAACACCCGGGACGAGCCGCACGCCGACCCGGAGAAATACCGCCGCCTGCACGTCATCATCGGCGACGCCAACATGTCGGAGATCTCGACCTACCTGAAGCTCGGCTCCACCGCGCTGGTGCTGGCCATGATCGAGGACGGCTACTTCACCCGCGACCTCGCGGTGGAGAACCCCGTCCAGGCGCTGCGCGCGGTCTCCCACGACCCGACGCTCCGATACGAGATCGCGATGCGCGACGGCCGCAAGCTCACCGCCGTCCAGCTCCAGATGGAGTATCTGGAGCTGGCCCGCAAATACGCCGAGGAGCGCAGCGGCAACGGCGTGGACGAGCTCACCAAGGACGTCCTGGACCGCTGGGAGTCGGTCCTGACCCGCCTGGCCGAAGACCCGATGCAGCTGTCCAGGGAGCTGGACTGGGTGGCCAAGCTGGAGCTGCTGGAGGGCTACCGCACCCGCGACGGCCTGGCCTGGTCCCACCCGCGCCTGCAGCTCGTCGACCTGCAATACTCCGACATCCGCCCCGACCGCGGTCTGTACAACCGGCTGGTCGCCCGGGGCCGGATGCAGCGCCTGGTCACCGAGGAGGAGGTCCAGCGGGCCATCGAGGCGCCGCCCGGCGACACGCGGGCCTACTTCCGGGGCCGCTGCCTGAGCCAGTTCAGCGAGTCGGTCGCGGCCGCCTCCTGGGACTCGGTCATCTTCGACATCCCCGGCCGCGAGTCCCTGCAGCGCGTCCCGACCTTGGAGCCGCTGCGCGGCACCAAGGCCCACGTGGGCGAGCTGTTCGACCGCTGCCGCACGGCCGCCGACCTGGTGAACGCGCTCACCGGCGAGTAG